Part of the Azospirillum brasilense genome is shown below.
ACGATGTCGATCACCGCGGCATCGCTGATGATCTCGATCTTCACCTCGGGATAGGCGTCCATGAAGTCGAAGACCAGCGGACAGAGGAGATGATCGACGGCGGGCGCCGGCGCGTTGATCCGCAGCGTTCCCGATGGGCTGTCCCTCAGTTCGCCGACCTCGGCGATCGCAAGCTGGATGTCGCTCAGCGCCGGGGCCAGGCGATCGAGGAGGCGCTGCCCGGCCTCCGTCGGCGATACGCTCCTCGTCGTCCGGTTGAGCAGCCGGATGCCGAGAGCCTCCTCCAGGGCGTTCATCGTCTGGCTCAAGGCCGATGACGAGACGCCCCGTTCGAGCGCCGCCGCGCGGAAGCCGCCACAGCGCACGATCGCCGCGAACACATCGAAGCTGTCCAAGCGAATGGGGCTCATTGCGAAGCAGGCCTAATCAAGCCGATCACATTTGACGAGCTTATCAGCGCAATCTTGCCGTGTCATGGTCGATCTGCGGTTGATCGTCGCGCCCGGATCGCCGTCCGTCACCGGTCCCCCCGGTCCCGTGGCTGGAAGCGGGCGCCCCATTCGGGAGGAAACACCGATGAATGCCCTCACTCTGAACCGACGCAGGATCATGCTGTCCGCGGCCGTCGGCGCATCGACCCTGTTCGTTCCCGGTGGTGGGGGCGTGTCTGCGCAGCCGACGCCGACGCCCGCGACCGGCAACGCCGGCCACTACCGTTTCCGGGTCGGCGAGATCAGCGCGACGGTGTTGAGCGACGGCGTGATCGGCGGTCCGCCCCGCGTCTACGCGAGCGATGCGCCTGAAGCGGAGCTTCAGGAGGTGCTGCGGCGCGCCTTCCTGCCGACGGACCACATGACGTTGAATTTGAACACCCTTCTGATCGAAACCGGCGGACGGCGCATCCTCGTCGAGGCCGGCGCGGGCGCGACGATGGGGCCGAACGGCGGACGGATTTTTCAGAACCTCGCGGCGATCGGGCTCGGTCCCGCGGACATCGACGCCATCGTGATCTCGCACACCCATCCCGACCATGTCGGCAATCTCAGGACCGCGAACGGCGGCCGGGCGTTCCCCCGGGCCACCGTCTTCGTGCCGCGGGCGGACTGGGATTTCTTCGTCCGCAACGATCCGGATCTGTCCTACATGCCCGTTCCGCAGGATTTCCGCCTGCGCTTCGCCGCCGCGATCAAGAGCAGCCTCGAACCGGTCAGGGAGGACGTTGAGCTTTATGAAGCCGGTGCCGAGATCGTGCCGGGGCTCACGACGATCGTCGCCTCCGGCCACACGCCGGGCATGGCCACGTTCCTCGTCCATTCCGGAAACGACCAGTTGCTGCTCACCGCCGACCTCGCCTACCACCCGGTCGTCAACGTCGACAATCCCTGGCGTCCCGGACCCGATCGCGACAAGGACACCGCGCTCGCCTCCCGCCGCCGCATCTTCGACCGGGCCGCCGCCGACCGTATTCTCGTGCTGGGTTTCCATTTTCCGTTTCCGGGCCTCGGCCGGATGCTCAAGACCGACGGCGGGTACGCCTGGGTCCCCGCGAACTGGCAGTTTTGAGATCCGCCTACGAGGGGGCG
Proteins encoded:
- a CDS encoding MBL fold metallo-hydrolase: MNALTLNRRRIMLSAAVGASTLFVPGGGGVSAQPTPTPATGNAGHYRFRVGEISATVLSDGVIGGPPRVYASDAPEAELQEVLRRAFLPTDHMTLNLNTLLIETGGRRILVEAGAGATMGPNGGRIFQNLAAIGLGPADIDAIVISHTHPDHVGNLRTANGGRAFPRATVFVPRADWDFFVRNDPDLSYMPVPQDFRLRFAAAIKSSLEPVREDVELYEAGAEIVPGLTTIVASGHTPGMATFLVHSGNDQLLLTADLAYHPVVNVDNPWRPGPDRDKDTALASRRRIFDRAAADRILVLGFHFPFPGLGRMLKTDGGYAWVPANWQF